The DNA sequence GACGTCGGGAAGATGAAGATCGATCCCGCCATTTTGAACAAGCCGGGGAAGCTGACCCAGGAAGAGTTCGAGCACATCAAGTTGCACCCATCGTTCGGCTACGAGGCCTTGTGTGGCCAGAATGATATCCCCGCTGCCGCCGTCCACGCCGCGTACGGGCATCATGAGCGGCTGGATGGCAAAGGTTATCCGCAAGGGCTCGATCAGTATCAGATTCCATTCACCACGCGAGTGATTACCATCGTCGATGCCTTCGATGCGATCACCAGCCATCGCACCTATGACGATGCGCGCCCGATCCAGACTGCCTACGACGTGCTGCGCAGCAGTGCCGGCCAGCAATTCGACGAGAGTCTGGTGAATGAATTCATTCGTTGGCTCGGGGTGTTCCCGGTAGGGACGTTGGTCGAGTTGCATACTGGTGAAATCGCGCTGGTGCTGGAGAAGCATCAGCAGTTGCACCTGCGGCCCAAAGTTGTGGTCATGCGGGACGCAAACAAGATGCCTTGCGAGCCTCGTTATCTGGATCTTTCCCAGTTGACCGTCGATGCCGATGGCACACCTTATCGGATCAGCGGCGGTATTGCCGACGGCTCCTACGATCTGTTCATCGCCGATCCGCAGTTGCAGACGCTCCTGCACCCCGAGTTGCTTGCCGTGCTCGAACTTGAGCCGGATACAGCCGAGAGCTAAGCCAGCCGCCTTTGAACCGCGAATTTTCTGCTGAACATTGAACGCTGCTACGCTCGTACTGCACTGATGACGCGGCCAATATGACTTGTCAGTCAGTCACGACGCTTTACCTTGCGGGTTGTGCTGGGTAACGTCTGCGCACTTCTAACAAGGAATATTCGTCATGAGTGATCTGGTTTCCTACGACCTCGAAGACGGCATTGCCACGCTGACTCTGAACAATGGCAAGGTCAATGCGCTGTCGCCGGCCGTATTCGACGCGCTCAACGCCGCATTCGATCGTGCAGAGCAAGACCGCGCGGTGGTGATTCTCACCGGCCAGCCGGGGATTCTGTCCGGCGGTTATGACCTCAAGGTGATGACTTCCG is a window from the Pseudomonas sp. MTM4 genome containing:
- a CDS encoding HD-GYP domain-containing protein — translated: MKLFKSKRKRPDVAEVATKRRLHASHLELGMYICELDRPWRQTDFLFQGFPLLKLEHIQAVRERCDYVFVDDTRRVLLDQGQMMVPSATPLRVKRKMSRIPLSLEVQEAREAYRSSALVLDRVLLDVQQGRVIDTKACQALVKRNLESMLRNESAMLWLTRLKSRDVYTSLHCLSVSILAMGFGTHLGLPDEKIELLGVAGLLHDVGKMKIDPAILNKPGKLTQEEFEHIKLHPSFGYEALCGQNDIPAAAVHAAYGHHERLDGKGYPQGLDQYQIPFTTRVITIVDAFDAITSHRTYDDARPIQTAYDVLRSSAGQQFDESLVNEFIRWLGVFPVGTLVELHTGEIALVLEKHQQLHLRPKVVVMRDANKMPCEPRYLDLSQLTVDADGTPYRISGGIADGSYDLFIADPQLQTLLHPELLAVLELEPDTAES